CCAGCTTACTAAGACGACGTAGCAGCAGTAAAACCCAGCAGGCCCACTACTACGTGGCGCAACCGGAGCCGTTGATAGGGAGATCCGGGAGCTTGAGGCCCACGGAGGCCTTATCACCGTTGAAAGAAGGACCCGACGGAACGGACGGCCAGGATGGGAGGATGGAAGGCAGGTGGGCCCATTGGATGAAGAAAAGCCAGCTGTCAAGATCTCCTTCAGTCACGTgttcatcctcttcttcctcgaACTACAGCAGCAAcggcaacaacaacaacaatagtaaCAGTAACAGCAGCAAACGGTCGGATCTGAGGTTGTTGCTTGGTGTCTTGGGTGCGCCGCTTGCTCCGGTGCACGTTAACACTGCTGACCCTTTGCCTCACCTTAGCATCAAAGACACTCCAATTGTTagtacttttatttatttttgttattagtcGCTATCTAAAATCTTtgatatatgacatttatttaCTAGATAGTATTAAAGTTTAAggcttatttttaattttggattcTCTGGGACCAAgtactttggtttttttttttttttttttttttccgataaTTAAAAGGTTTTTGGAATgctttttgaatttatttttttgacccACTAGCAAAATTGATTTCGTGAAACTTTTAATATATGGTTGTAactgtttttttattaaatggttTAGTCAAGGTAGGTGAGAGTGTAACTTGTAAGTTTACTTTCATTTCACGCATGCTGGATCGTTATCAGTTTTATGCTTACATATTTTGCTGTGATTATGTTTTGTCAAAATTCGTTtcgtattttttaaaattgatatgttaatttttaaaccttttttttaataaaaattgtaaaattttttttagtttttaatgaagTCTGCTGTTTGATGATTGAGGACAATATCATTGAACCACAAATGTTTTTGATTCGGGTAAAACTTAGGTGCAGTAGCTTAGATTCCTAATTGAATTTACAACAAATAAAATGTTATCTTTTCTGAGAACAATTAAGTTATTTTATTGGTCGATGCAACTGTATGGTTGAATTTAAGTGAGACTATAGCTAAGTTCTACCCTTTGATTCAAATATGAAGGATTGGATTCGTATGAAATCCTGAACAAGTAGGATGAATGTTTTTGAGGGATTTTCCTTTCTAGAGTTATCTTTCTTGTGAGGGAGAAAAGCCAGGTTATTTGTTAGTTTTTCTATAAAGCCTGCTACTTGATTCAGCTTTAGATAAGTGTGCTTAAACGTGATTTTGTGGGGGTGGACTTTGCAGGAAAGTTCATCTGCCCAGTATATATTGCAGCAGTATACGGCAGCATCTGGAGGGCAAAAGCTTCAGAATGCTATTCACAATGCTTATGCAATGGGAAAGGTGAGGATGATAGCTTCTGAATTTGAGACTGCTAACAGAGTTGTAAAGAGCCGGAATTCATCCAAAGCTGCAGAGTCGGGTGGGTTTGTCCTGTGGCAGATGAATCCCGACAAGTGGTATGTGGAGCTTGCACTTGGCGGCAGCAAGGTTCATGCTGGTTGCAATGGGAAACTTGTGTGGAGGCACACACCTTGGCTTGGTGCACATGCTGCTAAAGGGCCTGTTAGACCCTTGCGCCGAGCCCTTCAGGTGAACCTGCTTGTgcttaattattaattgttcTTTTTTGCTTCCTTAAAGTGTGCAATTAGATGAACACGCTTCTGATTTACTTATTTGCTGAAAGTTAGTTAAAGTATATTTGTTCTTAGAAAAATGaaggttttaaaaagttttacatAAACAAACGAGCTaaaatgttaaaagaaaaagctGTTAACAAAGTGCTTCATGCCATATACCACATTGGTACTTGATGATGACAATTGCGTGCCTTATTGTTTTCAGGGACTTGACCCCAGAACCACTGCAAGTATGTTTACCAATGCAAGATGTACTGGAGAGAAGAAGGTCAATGGAGAGGATTGTTTCATCCTCAAGCTTTGCGCGGATCCTGTGACATTGAAAGCAAGGAGTGAAGGGCCAGCAGAGATCATAAGACACGTCTTGTTTGGATACTTCAGCCAGAAAACAGGACTCCTTGTGCACTTGGAAGACTCCCATTTGACCCGCATTCAGAACAATGGAGGGGATGCAGTGTATTGGGAGACCACAATCAATTCCTTCCTCGATGATTATAGGCCTGTTGAGGGAGTAATGATTGCTCACTCGGGTCGTTCAGTTGTAACCCTTTTCAGGTTTGGAGAAACAGCAATGAGCCACACTAAAACTAGGATGGAAGAAGCATGGACAATTGAGGAAGTGGCTTTCAATGTCCCGGGCCTTTCAATGGACTGTTTCATTCCTCCTGCTGAAATAAGATTTGCTTCTATGAGTGAAGCCTGTGAACTTCCTCAGGGTCAGAGAGTAAACACTGCTGTGGCAGCTGCAGCTTATCGTGCCAAAGTTGCTGCGTTTGAGAATTCTCATGACGGCAatgttaataatataatttggaAAGCAGATGTTTAGGAAAGAGGGAGGTCTGTTGGAAAATATCACAGGGCTAGCTCGGTATCTAGTTTCACTTGACTGACAAATTAGAAAGTAGTTTGGTAAGGTAATAGCAGGGTTGTTTGCAACTTTTCGGCATGGGAACAGTGCCTCTTCAAATTTGTAAATACAGCACAATCATTCACAAGCATTCTCAGTTGCCTGAGCGACTTTTTCTATCTCTCAATGGAGAATCTTATTATGGAGTCAGGACTTGGGTTTTTGGTGGATGAATTGAGCAAAGGGGGGTGTGTTCCCATTTACTTTCTATACATGTTCTGAAAACAGGACATCTGAGGTTCATTTTCAAGTCTTGAGTCTTGTAAGATTTTCTCGATTGCATTCAACTGTGATACTTCAAGATCAATTAGGATTCCTGTAAAATTTCGTCTGTGAAGGCATTTAACATTATATGCATAGCCATGTAATGAGAGTTTCACGCCAAAAAGACAtggcttttaaaatattttgagtaCTATGTTATGAATCATGAATGTGTAACATATTAGTGCAGTATTTCTATTTCCTATTTGTTTATGATAGAATTTGAATGTATGCTGTGCAGTGTGCACTATgtagttagagaatttaaaccAAAAGACCTCTCTTATCAGCATATTTAAACCAAAAGAAGACCCTCTTTGAATTTGAATGAACGCTGTGCTTATGGACATTGACACTGACAGTTTGACCGCTGGTAAACATGTCATCGTTTACCTTGAAGTTGTAAACATGAGCTTCCACTTCTCTAGTCTCGGTGTATATCCTATCCAAACATTGTTTTCACATTGCATTTTAATTCTGATTGTTCCAAATTTTACTGGTTAGCACGCCTGCAATCTTTTCTGGACgtaaaatgtaaaaaatgctaataatttcttcttttaaatttaaaattttatacttttttagTTGAACACCAACATTAACTTACTAATTATAGATTATGACAGCATGCTATTGCTGCTAAAAAGCCGTTACGAGAAAGCAAATTGTGTATGATTAAAATTGTTGAACGCTAATTAAAATGCTTACGCTGAGAAGCTCGTTATCATTAAGCCTTTCTCCTTGTTCACATTGCATCATTATGTTGTACAACAAACCTTAGCCTTTCTCCTTGTTCACATTGCATCATTATGTTGTACAACAAACCTTTCAGAGTTCAGAGTTCAGACCGCTCCTGTCTttgcttttttcatttttctttttggtagtGAATCACACGACACTAGACTCTTGATCATCAtaatcattaataaataaataatatatatacttataattttatttcttttcatcaACACTcatagaaatttttattttgatacgTGCCGATTAGTAtacaccaaaaaagaaatagaaaaaaaaatcatgcaaaacTTTTACTtcatttctatttgtttttttttaaatgaagaaataaaaaacaaagaaattattTCACAAATGGAAAATCCCAAGATACACATGGtgatttatatgtttttttttttgttacttaaCTGGAGTAAAATAATATGGCTAATTAATCTTTTGTTGGGgtcattttttctttaaatcgGATCTCCAACTCATTATGTGGTagttaataaaattattcaagtGTATTATATCTCATTAGTATCAAACTCACGTAATGCATGAGataatgtaatataattattttataagaatatgATGCAAATTTTGTAGGTTAAATAGTGCATGTgttatttaaaagtattttctatttttataagttttatgtaaagaaacatataatgtattttacatttacaaataaatatatatatatgaaataattttttttgataaaagatttaaattacataattataatattatttttgataaatagagaagatgttattaaaagattttttaaaaaaaaaaaaaaaatctactacaATAGGGTGACTAATTTGAACAAATCCAAGaatattagtaaaaaataatGTATACCCTCATCCCATAGAACACATATAACATGTTAcaataagtttaaattattatttagagcccaattaataaaaaatggacCGAATGGACTGAAGTAGTCTGAACGGACCAAATTAACTGAAGTAGATTGAAATAAACCGAATGGACTGAATTAGACTGAATGGACCGAAGTAAACTTAATGAGTCGGAATGGACCAAAGTtgaccaaaatggaccgaaatAGACCAAATAGATTGATTacgccaattttttttttttttttttaaatcgtactcatcaaaaaataattagtgGAGATTCAATTCAATAAGTGAGGAAGAAATCTATATAAGTGTTTtttgaattaaataatttagaggttttttttaataaaaaaaaagaaagaaaaaaagaaagggaaagacCTATATAAGCGTTAGACACATTTAAATAGAACACGAACAGGCTTCACGCCGTATAGAAGCAGTGCACTGCGTATCATCGTGTTTAACACGAACACAAGAGTTCAGTTACGTTGCGTCGGTTACGATTCATAATCCGAATAGTCTCGTACCATCctattcctatatatatatactagtctcTGAGAACTTGGTCAAACAAAAACCAATCAATCAATCATggggaagaggaagaggaataGTAATAGGAGTGGGAGATACTACCCATCAAAGAAGAAGATGGGGAATAGGAGATGGGAGGAGTTGAACCAAGATTGCTTGGTTGAAGTGCTTAGAAAATTAGACATTGAATCCTTGTTAACCAACATTCCTTTGGTGTGTAAGTCTTGGTACAAAGCCTCTTTAGACCCCAAGTGTTGGAAGTGCCTTAATTTTCATGAACTCGCATCTTCACCTTATCTACGCCCACCCTACGATTCACCTTTCTTCGATGACTTCAACATTCTAAACGGGAACAATGACTTAGCCAATGCGTTCATAAAATTTGTGGTTGATCGCAGTCAAAGATGTGCCACTACGCTTGTGATTGCTGGCTTCTTCACTCAACAGTCCTTGGAATATGTCTCCCAAGAGTAATACCAtcttttttccttatattcatgttttttttttcatctcttttaataaatatattaggcTCTTCACATATGTTTAAATGATCTTCTTTTCACTAAATTGAAAGGCAAAACTTGAAGCAATTATTTAATACTATGTATTATATCTTAGGTTTTCAATTGAATTCAACTACATGGTTATTATgttatttttcaagaaaaaattgaacTCAACCATGTGGTTGTATTGATTAAAATTTATGCTTtctattatttgaaaaaatgttgAACTTAATTtaataacttaaatttcaataaaCAACTTACTCTGTACTTAATTTTTACATAAGTTGTACTTCCGTGTTTAAACATGTGTTGTAGACTACTAGTTTTATggaattggatttttttaaaactattttataaaatatttttattttgagaatgtTGCAATTTTATTTGAGAGTGTATGTGGGGTTTTTACTGGGGTAGAATTTGATGACAATTTTTAAATATCTCAATTTACCTTAATGTTCatagtttttcttattgttaaatctgtttcaattaaataataggattacttttattttaaaatctgTTTCAATTGAcgtgtgtgtttatatattgaaatgcactccttttattttattttattctcaatAACCATATTCTctaagatgaaaaataattagcAGGTGCCCAGAATTGAAGTGCCTTAATATACCGATGGAGTTTATGTTTGGGGACGAGGGGCAGCATCTCTCTAAATTTATAGGCAGTTGGGGGAATTTAGAGTTGTTATCTATTGAAATTTGCTATTATCTTGATCAGATTTTGACCCCAATCAGCACTCATTGCCATAAGTTTCAGGCGTTATGTTGCCGTGAAATCCAAATTAGAGATGAAGATGCAATGGCCATAGTCAAATTAGAACAAAAAATCAAGTACTTGAGATTAAGTAGTTGTCGCTTGTCCCGTGAGAATGTTGTGATCATTTTAAAGGGCTGCAGACATCTTGAGCTCTTGATTATGAGGTACTGCAGTGGATTTAATGTAGATGATGAGATATTGAAACTTGCTTCTCATATCAAGACTTTTGATTATCAAGGAACCTATGCTTGAAGATTGTTGTTGATGAACACCTGTGTGCAGGCACTTGAAGACGCGGATTACTTCTAGTTTGTACCAACcaacaatttgtttttgtttttgctgttgtttttttcccccttaattATGGTTTATGGTAATGTTTGTTAATTTGGTTGTTGTATGTTTCTATCTCTATTTAGTTACTACTGTTTAATTATCACCATCAATATATCATGTTTATTAAATTCTTGATCTCAAAATCTTACAAATCTACCATCTAATAAATGGCTCAAAATGATTCAACAGTCTAAGTAAAATCTTAATTACGTATGAATAGAATAGCTAATAGTAATCTAGTATCATACTGCTacattattatttgtaatttcaataGGTTTTTGAACTTAAATGATGCTCAATCTTACAATATGATCTTGTTGATCATTCCTCTGTTTTTATGTAGGATCCTAATTTCAACAACCTTATAGATACAGCATTCTATGGGATATCAAGGTTGTCTAGAGTAGTAGGTCTCCATTTAATATGCTTCTCATTCATTCTTACAACAATTGTATTTGCTTTATTGATCCTTCTGTCATTTGTTGTTCTTCCAAAAAGAGGTTTATTATGGAATTAATTATCCTTTCTGTCTAATAAAGTAGAAACATAAGATGACACAACATTTAGCCTTTAGGAAAAAGATTGTGGAAATTGGGTGCCCTAGTGAATGCTAAGTATGTGCCTGTTAgcatataaatttgttttacaCGTTCTGTGTCATGCCAAATCTGTTTAAATGTGTTTcactttttgaaatactttacAAGAAGGAGTGCTTAGCAACTTGGAAGAATTCATTGGTCCTTACCACCACTTTGAGAGCAAGTGATAAGGTCAAGTTTGCATAATGCAAAAGTAACATGTTTTCTAGGTAGTATTTGTAGActtacctttcttttttataaagtCTAATCTATAATCAAGAATTATGAAATAGTCAAAAGTTGGAACAGTATAGTTGAAACATTTGATCAACTTTCTCTAGTTTTGGTATTGCTGCAATTGTCTCTTAGTAGCTTTTCCCatttagttttttcttcttgttaacACGGAGCATATTTTGCACATTAATATGtagatttattta
This DNA window, taken from Quercus robur chromosome 2, dhQueRobu3.1, whole genome shotgun sequence, encodes the following:
- the LOC126709426 gene encoding uncharacterized protein LOC126709426, which encodes MERKQGFFSALKEEVVRGLSPARSRGKSPAPRSGSPMSSLLRRRSSSKTQQAHYYVAQPEPLIGRSGSLRPTEALSPLKEGPDGTDGQDGRMEGRWAHWMKKSQLSRSPSVTCSSSSSSNYSSNGNNNNNSNSNSSKRSDLRLLLGVLGAPLAPVHVNTADPLPHLSIKDTPIESSSAQYILQQYTAASGGQKLQNAIHNAYAMGKVRMIASEFETANRVVKSRNSSKAAESGGFVLWQMNPDKWYVELALGGSKVHAGCNGKLVWRHTPWLGAHAAKGPVRPLRRALQGLDPRTTASMFTNARCTGEKKVNGEDCFILKLCADPVTLKARSEGPAEIIRHVLFGYFSQKTGLLVHLEDSHLTRIQNNGGDAVYWETTINSFLDDYRPVEGVMIAHSGRSVVTLFRFGETAMSHTKTRMEEAWTIEEVAFNVPGLSMDCFIPPAEIRFASMSEACELPQGQRVNTAVAAAAYRAKVAAFENSHDGNVNNIIWKADV
- the LOC126699126 gene encoding F-box protein FBW2-like; its protein translation is MGKRKRNSNRSGRYYPSKKKMGNRRWEELNQDCLVEVLRKLDIESLLTNIPLVCKSWYKASLDPKCWKCLNFHELASSPYLRPPYDSPFFDDFNILNGNNDLANAFIKFVVDRSQRCATTLVIAGFFTQQSLEYVSQECPELKCLNIPMEFMFGDEGQHLSKFIGSWGNLELLSIEICYYLDQILTPISTHCHKFQALCCREIQIRDEDAMAIVKLEQKIKYLRLSSCRLSRENVVIILKGCRHLELLIMRYCSGFNVDDEILKLASHIKTFDYQGTYA